A genomic stretch from Pontivivens ytuae includes:
- a CDS encoding ABC transporter ATP-binding protein: MLNVENLQKSFGPVPVLRGVDLALAAGETLALTGESGSGKSTLLHLIAGLDRFEGGAIRLDGTDLARLSDPGRAELRRTRVGLVFQQFNLIPSLSVGDNLAFQARLADRHDPDWQARLTERLGLAGLEARWPEQLSGGQQQRVAVGRTLAARPPLVLADEPTGNLDEDTGDAVLDLMLELVAETGAALLMVTHSDRLAARLDRRIHLSHGKVAA; encoded by the coding sequence ATGCTGAATGTCGAGAACCTGCAGAAGAGCTTCGGCCCGGTGCCCGTCCTGCGCGGCGTGGACCTCGCGCTCGCCGCCGGAGAGACGCTGGCCCTGACCGGCGAGTCCGGCTCGGGCAAGTCCACGCTCCTGCACCTCATCGCCGGGCTCGACCGGTTCGAGGGGGGCGCGATCCGGCTCGACGGCACCGACCTCGCGCGCCTCTCGGACCCCGGGCGGGCGGAGCTGCGGCGCACCCGCGTGGGCCTCGTCTTCCAGCAGTTCAACCTGATCCCGTCGCTGAGCGTCGGGGACAATCTCGCCTTCCAGGCCCGTCTCGCCGATCGCCACGATCCCGACTGGCAGGCGCGGCTGACCGAGCGCCTTGGCCTCGCGGGGCTGGAGGCGCGCTGGCCCGAACAGCTCTCCGGCGGCCAGCAGCAGCGCGTTGCGGTCGGCCGGACGCTTGCCGCCCGCCCGCCGCTGGTGCTGGCCGACGAGCCCACCGGCAATCTCGACGAGGACACCGGCGACGCCGTGCTCGACCTGATGTTGGAGCTGGTGGCGGAAACGGGAGCGGCGCTCCTGATGGTCACCCATTCCGATCGCCTCGCCGCCCGCCTCGACCGCCGGATCCATCTCAGCCACGGCAAGGTCGCGGCATGA
- a CDS encoding thiamine diphosphokinase, with protein MTPLLEYDAPVLLVGGGPLDAELVHGLAARTSGMVAADGGADGLAELGLRPDAVIGDLDSLKDPAAWSGVPVHRIDDQDSTDFEKCLERMVAPLVLATGFTGARIDHQLAVMSTLVARDERVIVVDPVDICFRWRAGLRLDVVEGTRVSLFPMGRVTGRSTGLRWPIDGLELTPAGRVGTSNIATGPVEVDATGPLLGILPRACLDVVADALCAVE; from the coding sequence ATGACGCCGCTCCTCGAATATGATGCACCGGTGCTACTGGTCGGCGGCGGTCCGCTGGACGCGGAGCTGGTCCATGGGCTCGCCGCGCGCACGTCCGGCATGGTGGCGGCGGATGGCGGGGCGGACGGCCTCGCGGAACTGGGGCTGCGGCCCGACGCAGTGATCGGCGATCTCGACTCGCTGAAGGATCCGGCGGCGTGGAGCGGCGTGCCGGTGCACCGCATCGACGATCAGGACAGTACGGATTTCGAGAAGTGCCTCGAGCGCATGGTGGCTCCGCTGGTGCTCGCTACGGGCTTCACCGGCGCGCGGATCGACCACCAGCTCGCGGTGATGAGCACGTTGGTGGCGCGCGACGAGCGGGTGATCGTGGTCGATCCGGTGGACATCTGCTTTCGCTGGCGGGCGGGTCTGCGCCTCGACGTGGTGGAGGGCACCCGGGTATCCCTGTTCCCGATGGGGCGTGTGACCGGGCGCAGCACCGGCCTGCGCTGGCCCATCGACGGGCTGGAGCTGACGCCCGCGGGCCGGGTCGGCACCTCGAACATCGCGACAGGGCCAGTGGAGGTCGATGCAACGGGGCCACTCCTCGGCATCCTGCCGCGCGCCTGTCTGGACGTGGTGGCGGACGCGCTATGTGCCGTGGAATGA
- a CDS encoding Stf0 family sulfotransferase translates to MTSEAGFDAYIICTAPRSGSTLLCRLLAATGVAGQPGSHFHRPSLEGWLSAYDLQAADFASERAAAQAALDAGRRRGTGPNGVFGLRMQGGSFDFFRAQLEILHPGLPSDVARIEAAFGRTLFVHLSRADKLAQAISRTRAEQTGLWHRHADGSELERLAPPQEPHYDAETIARHIAELTALEADWAQWFERERISPVHIDYDALAADPRGVLAGLLGALRLDPAAAGVEVPTARLADEVNADWAERFRRDAARAG, encoded by the coding sequence ATGACGTCGGAGGCCGGCTTCGACGCCTACATCATCTGTACCGCGCCACGCAGCGGGAGCACACTGCTCTGCCGCCTGCTCGCGGCCACGGGCGTGGCGGGGCAGCCGGGTTCTCACTTCCACCGGCCTTCGCTGGAGGGGTGGCTGTCGGCCTACGATCTGCAGGCGGCGGACTTCGCGTCGGAGCGGGCGGCGGCGCAGGCAGCGCTCGACGCCGGGCGGCGACGTGGTACGGGGCCGAACGGGGTGTTCGGGCTGCGAATGCAGGGAGGCAGCTTCGACTTCTTCCGCGCGCAGCTCGAGATCCTGCATCCGGGACTGCCGAGCGACGTGGCCCGGATCGAGGCGGCCTTCGGCCGGACGCTCTTCGTCCACCTCAGCCGCGCGGACAAGCTGGCGCAGGCGATCTCGCGCACGCGGGCGGAGCAGACCGGGCTGTGGCACCGGCATGCGGATGGCTCGGAGCTCGAACGGCTCGCGCCGCCGCAGGAGCCCCACTACGACGCGGAGACGATCGCGCGGCACATCGCGGAGCTTACGGCACTGGAGGCGGACTGGGCGCAGTGGTTCGAGCGGGAGCGCATCTCGCCCGTCCACATCGACTACGACGCGCTCGCTGCCGATCCGCGTGGTGTGCTGGCAGGGTTGCTGGGTGCGCTGAGGCTCGACCCGGCGGCGGCCGGCGTGGAGGTACCGACGGCGCGGCTGGCGGATGAGGTCAATGCCGACTGGGCGGAGCGGTTTCGCCGCGATGCAGCGCGCGCCGGCTAG
- a CDS encoding MATE family efflux transporter — MTEAALQSHTLGDHIRRTIILAWPVMLARLGLVGFATADVIVLGRAGAEELADYTLGLAIYDSMLAALAGLTMGVGVLTARVTGAGDDLAAGTIWRRGVIYGAAVGCAAALLLQLAEPLYGLLGQTPERAESAGNVTRLVALALPFVAIYFSTTTFLEALHRPLVGMWAVAAANITNLGLNIVLVFGLGPVPAMGAEGAALATVINSGLLALTLWAYTRHRLPGRERYGIGQTAPAPSPGEQRRIGYGAGLSYSFEAGAFVMMTLFVGWLGTLALASHAVLFQFLATTFMLAFGIAAATQVRVGNAWGRGDPRGMALAGWTGLGLATLSSLAFALLYVTLPEGMLRLFTDDPTVLAAAAPVMVWMSLALVFDGNQTVMSHACRGRGDTWVPTALHMMSYWVVMVPAGWWLAIRSEGGLMGIYQGILVASVVSFTAMALRFHRLTRRV, encoded by the coding sequence ATGACCGAAGCAGCGCTGCAGTCCCACACGCTGGGTGATCACATCCGGCGGACGATCATCCTCGCCTGGCCGGTGATGCTGGCGCGGCTGGGGCTGGTCGGCTTTGCGACGGCGGACGTGATTGTGCTGGGCCGCGCGGGGGCGGAGGAGCTTGCCGACTATACCCTCGGCCTCGCGATCTACGACAGCATGCTCGCCGCCCTTGCCGGCCTGACCATGGGTGTCGGCGTGCTGACGGCGCGCGTGACCGGCGCGGGCGACGACCTGGCGGCCGGGACCATCTGGCGCCGGGGGGTGATCTACGGCGCCGCGGTGGGCTGTGCGGCAGCACTCCTCCTGCAACTGGCCGAGCCGCTCTACGGCCTGCTCGGTCAGACGCCGGAGCGGGCGGAGAGTGCGGGCAACGTCACGCGCCTTGTCGCCCTCGCGCTGCCCTTCGTCGCGATCTACTTCTCCACGACCACGTTTCTGGAGGCGCTGCACCGCCCCCTCGTCGGCATGTGGGCGGTGGCCGCGGCCAACATTACCAATCTGGGGCTCAACATCGTGCTGGTCTTCGGCCTCGGCCCCGTTCCCGCGATGGGGGCGGAGGGGGCTGCACTCGCCACCGTGATCAATTCCGGTCTGCTGGCGCTCACCCTCTGGGCCTATACCCGCCACCGCCTGCCGGGGCGGGAGCGCTACGGGATCGGGCAGACCGCGCCTGCGCCCTCACCCGGCGAGCAGCGGCGGATCGGCTACGGGGCCGGGCTCTCCTATTCTTTCGAGGCCGGGGCCTTCGTCATGATGACCCTCTTCGTGGGCTGGCTCGGCACGCTGGCGCTCGCCTCCCACGCGGTGCTGTTCCAGTTCCTGGCGACCACATTCATGCTCGCCTTCGGGATCGCCGCGGCGACGCAGGTGCGGGTGGGCAATGCCTGGGGCCGGGGCGATCCGCGCGGCATGGCACTGGCGGGGTGGACGGGGCTGGGCCTCGCGACCCTCTCCTCCCTCGCCTTCGCGCTGCTCTACGTTACCCTGCCCGAGGGGATGCTGCGCCTCTTCACCGACGATCCCACGGTGCTCGCCGCCGCCGCCCCGGTCATGGTGTGGATGTCGCTGGCGCTCGTCTTTGACGGCAACCAGACCGTCATGAGCCATGCATGCCGAGGCCGGGGCGACACCTGGGTGCCGACGGCGCTGCACATGATGAGCTACTGGGTCGTCATGGTGCCCGCCGGCTGGTGGCTGGCGATCCGGAGTGAAGGCGGCCTCATGGGCATCTACCAAGGGATCCTGGTGGCGAGCGTGGTGAGCTTCACCGCCATGGCGCTGCGCTTTCACCGCCTGACGCGCCGGGTCTGA
- a CDS encoding FAD-dependent monooxygenase: MTPDTDIAIVGGGLNGPALALALASAGFRVTLLDALPPETFADPEFDGRAYAIALGSQRLLQGLGVWETVRDRSQPINDIVVSDGRVGFGGSPLHVHFDHREIEEGPFGALIEDRWLRSALADAVTRAGIETRAPVRVTGQTIHPTHAELALEGGETLSCRLIIGCDGRGSGTAERAGIKRMAWGYGQTSLVCAVEHEQPHEGVAHQMFFPEGPLAILPLPGNRSSIVWTEETERAEAVQAADDESYLAALRPRFGDFLGEIRLAGKRYTYPLGLSLARAWTAERVALAGDAAHGIHPLAGQGLNLGLRDVAALAEVLADAKRRGEDWSRPSVLERYARWRRFDTGGLALATDGLNRLFSNDNPVLRGLRDLGLGAVNAIPAARRGFMREAAGLTGDLPRLMRGRPL; the protein is encoded by the coding sequence ATGACGCCGGACACCGATATCGCCATCGTCGGGGGCGGGCTGAACGGCCCGGCTCTCGCCCTCGCGCTCGCCTCCGCGGGCTTTCGCGTCACGCTGCTCGACGCGCTGCCGCCGGAGACCTTCGCCGATCCGGAATTCGACGGGCGCGCCTACGCGATCGCGCTCGGCTCGCAGCGCCTTCTGCAGGGGCTCGGCGTGTGGGAGACGGTCCGCGACCGCTCGCAGCCCATCAATGATATCGTGGTGAGCGACGGGCGCGTGGGCTTCGGCGGGTCGCCCCTCCACGTCCATTTCGACCACCGCGAGATCGAGGAGGGGCCCTTCGGCGCGCTGATCGAGGATCGCTGGCTGCGCAGCGCCCTTGCCGACGCCGTGACGCGCGCGGGGATCGAGACGCGTGCGCCTGTCCGCGTCACCGGCCAGACCATCCACCCGACCCATGCGGAGCTCGCGCTGGAGGGGGGCGAGACCCTGTCCTGCCGGCTCATCATCGGGTGCGACGGCCGCGGCTCAGGCACGGCCGAGCGTGCGGGGATCAAGCGCATGGCGTGGGGCTACGGGCAGACCAGCCTCGTGTGCGCCGTCGAGCACGAACAGCCGCACGAGGGCGTCGCCCACCAGATGTTCTTTCCCGAAGGCCCGCTCGCGATCCTGCCGCTGCCGGGCAACCGCTCCTCCATCGTGTGGACGGAGGAGACGGAGCGGGCGGAGGCGGTGCAGGCCGCCGATGACGAGAGCTACCTCGCCGCGCTGCGCCCGCGCTTCGGCGATTTCCTCGGGGAGATCCGGCTGGCGGGCAAGCGCTACACCTACCCGCTGGGGCTGAGCCTCGCGCGGGCCTGGACGGCGGAGCGGGTGGCGCTCGCGGGCGATGCGGCGCACGGGATCCATCCGCTGGCGGGTCAGGGGCTGAACCTCGGGCTGCGCGATGTCGCAGCACTCGCCGAAGTGCTGGCGGATGCGAAGCGGCGTGGCGAGGACTGGTCGCGGCCCAGCGTGCTGGAGCGCTACGCCCGCTGGCGTCGCTTCGACACGGGCGGTCTGGCGCTGGCGACGGACGGGCTCAACCGGCTGTTCTCCAACGATAACCCGGTGCTGCGGGGCCTGCGCGACCTCGGTCTCGGCGCGGTGAACGCGATCCCGGCGGCGCGGCGCGGCTTCATGCGGGAGGCCGCGGGCCTGACCGGCGACCTGCCGCGCCTGATGCGGGGCCGGCCGCTGTGA
- a CDS encoding lipocalin-like domain-containing protein, with translation MNAHWNAFRDGLVAFHPRRPASGTDKKLSAPCSDRSRIRIAAARALTLLLALLLAHPTHSQGFAGLGQTAEGFAIPRPDRPFAFPIDHGAHPDYRIEWWYVTANLETASGEARGIQWTLFRSALEPRRGEGWESPQIWMGHAALTTPATHRYAELFARDGIGQAGVEPQPFAAWIDDWEMAGPTLSDVALRANGEDFSYDLQLSATGPFVPQGERGYSVKSQDGQASYYYSQPFYGVTGTITLDGVTEEVTGTAWLDREWSSQLLSEDQTGWDWFSLNLDDGTRVMAFQLRGARGAYNSGTWIRSDGTPRPLPPEALRFTPLEMAEVAGREVPVRWRVEIPEEGLDVEVDALNPQSWMGTLFSYWEGPVRIEGSHAGRGYLEMTGYE, from the coding sequence ATGAACGCGCACTGGAATGCCTTTCGCGACGGGCTGGTTGCCTTTCATCCTCGGCGTCCCGCCTCAGGGACAGACAAGAAGCTGTCCGCCCCCTGCTCTGACAGGTCGCGGATCAGGATCGCTGCTGCGCGAGCGCTCACCCTCCTCCTCGCCCTGCTGCTTGCCCACCCCACCCACTCACAAGGCTTCGCGGGGCTCGGGCAGACCGCCGAGGGCTTCGCAATCCCGCGGCCCGACCGCCCCTTCGCGTTCCCGATCGACCATGGCGCGCATCCCGACTACCGCATCGAGTGGTGGTACGTGACCGCGAACCTCGAGACCGCGTCCGGCGAGGCGCGGGGCATCCAGTGGACGCTGTTCCGCTCCGCCCTCGAGCCGCGGCGGGGCGAGGGCTGGGAAAGCCCGCAGATCTGGATGGGCCACGCCGCGCTCACCACGCCCGCCACGCACCGCTATGCCGAGCTCTTCGCCCGCGACGGCATCGGGCAGGCGGGGGTGGAGCCGCAACCCTTCGCCGCCTGGATCGACGATTGGGAGATGGCGGGGCCGACCCTCTCCGACGTTGCCCTGCGCGCGAATGGCGAGGATTTCTCCTACGACCTGCAGCTCTCGGCCACCGGTCCGTTCGTGCCGCAGGGCGAGCGTGGCTACTCGGTCAAGTCGCAGGACGGGCAGGCGAGCTACTACTACTCTCAACCGTTCTACGGGGTCACCGGCACCATCACCCTCGACGGCGTGACGGAGGAGGTGACGGGCACCGCCTGGCTCGACCGCGAATGGTCCTCGCAACTGCTGTCGGAGGATCAGACCGGGTGGGACTGGTTCTCGCTCAACCTCGATGACGGGACGCGGGTCATGGCCTTCCAGCTTCGCGGGGCGCGCGGTGCGTACAACTCCGGCACCTGGATCCGCTCCGACGGCACGCCTCGCCCACTGCCGCCGGAAGCGCTGCGCTTCACCCCGCTGGAGATGGCCGAGGTCGCCGGGCGGGAGGTCCCGGTGCGCTGGCGGGTGGAGATCCCCGAGGAGGGGCTCGACGTGGAGGTCGACGCCCTCAACCCGCAAAGCTGGATGGGCACGCTCTTCTCCTACTGGGAGGGGCCGGTGCGGATCGAGGGCTCCCACGCAGGGCGCGGCTATCTGGAGATGACGGGATATGAGTGA
- a CDS encoding CreA family protein, with amino-acid sequence MIRIAALCALIALPTAAPAEEIGEVTTAWRLLGANHRIVVEAFDDPKVEGVSCFVSRARTGGIQGSLGIAEDTSDASIACRQTGPISFEPEELDEGEEVFGQRASLLFKRVQVVRFFDEARNTLIYLTYSDRLIEGSPKNAISAVVIRPWDAAG; translated from the coding sequence ATGATCCGTATCGCCGCACTTTGCGCCCTCATCGCCCTGCCTACCGCCGCCCCCGCCGAAGAGATCGGCGAGGTCACCACCGCCTGGCGGCTGCTCGGCGCCAATCACCGCATCGTCGTGGAGGCGTTCGATGATCCGAAGGTGGAGGGCGTGTCCTGCTTCGTCTCGCGCGCCCGAACCGGCGGCATCCAGGGCTCGCTGGGCATCGCGGAGGACACGTCCGACGCCTCCATCGCCTGCCGCCAGACCGGGCCGATCTCCTTCGAACCCGAGGAGCTTGACGAAGGGGAGGAGGTTTTCGGCCAGCGCGCCTCCCTGCTCTTCAAGCGGGTGCAGGTCGTGCGCTTCTTTGACGAGGCGCGCAACACGCTGATCTACCTCACCTATTCGGACCGGCTGATCGAGGGGAGCCCGAAGAACGCGATCTCCGCCGTCGTCATCCGGCCGTGGGATGCGGCCGGTTAA
- a CDS encoding pyridoxamine 5'-phosphate oxidase family protein — translation MSEAPEDLGAFLDDAWQLIGRGTVDSKSAANRPALATVGAEGPAVRTVVLRAADREAGTLDIHSHRLAGKVAELRAEPRAALHVWDAKRSLQMRLAGAATVHVEDAAARAAFDALPEHGRTIYAVSPEPAAEIDAPSAPAFDADPWAGFALIRLRLERIELLHLGRERHSRAVYERSSGWRGRWLVP, via the coding sequence ATGAGTGAGGCGCCCGAGGATCTCGGCGCGTTCCTGGACGACGCCTGGCAACTGATCGGCCGCGGCACGGTGGACAGCAAGTCCGCCGCCAACCGCCCGGCGCTCGCGACCGTGGGGGCCGAGGGCCCGGCGGTGCGGACGGTGGTGCTGCGGGCGGCGGATCGCGAGGCGGGCACGCTCGACATCCACTCGCACCGGCTGGCCGGGAAAGTGGCGGAGCTGCGGGCCGAGCCGCGCGCGGCGCTGCATGTGTGGGATGCGAAGCGCAGCCTGCAGATGCGGCTCGCCGGGGCGGCGACGGTCCATGTGGAGGACGCCGCGGCGCGGGCGGCCTTCGACGCGCTGCCGGAGCATGGCCGGACGATCTATGCCGTGAGCCCGGAGCCCGCTGCGGAGATCGACGCACCCTCAGCGCCCGCCTTCGACGCCGACCCCTGGGCCGGTTTCGCGCTGATCCGACTGCGGCTGGAGCGGATCGAACTGCTGCATCTGGGGCGGGAGCGGCACAGCCGGGCGGTCTACGAACGGAGCTCCGGCTGGCGAGGGCGGTGGCTGGTGCCGTAG
- a CDS encoding VOC family protein, whose protein sequence is MLRLDHLTVIAPTLGEGVAHVRDCLDLDVPFGTRHLYMGTHNHRLQLGDRVYLEIVALDPEGTPPGRARWFGLDDQGAVRRDWDAGRRLRGCVASTTNIAAHGALFGEEVPLPPEDPSFAFAIPADGSLPMGGALPSLIDHRGDPTAMAEIPDLGAQLISLHLTHPRPEEIAALYTGLSLDRPPEITQGAETRWTARIETPTGVRELT, encoded by the coding sequence ATGCTGCGCCTCGACCATCTCACGGTCATCGCGCCGACGCTCGGCGAGGGGGTGGCGCATGTGCGCGATTGCCTCGACCTCGACGTGCCGTTCGGGACGCGGCACCTCTACATGGGCACCCACAACCACCGCCTGCAGCTCGGCGATCGGGTCTATCTGGAGATCGTGGCGCTGGATCCGGAGGGCACGCCGCCCGGCCGCGCGCGCTGGTTCGGGCTCGACGATCAGGGCGCGGTGCGGCGGGACTGGGACGCCGGGCGGCGACTGCGGGGGTGCGTGGCGAGCACCACCAACATCGCCGCCCACGGAGCGCTGTTCGGAGAGGAAGTGCCGCTGCCGCCCGAGGACCCGTCCTTCGCCTTCGCCATCCCCGCCGATGGGTCCCTGCCGATGGGCGGGGCTCTGCCCTCGCTGATCGACCACCGGGGCGACCCGACCGCGATGGCGGAGATCCCGGATCTGGGCGCGCAGCTGATATCGCTGCACCTAACCCACCCAAGGCCGGAGGAGATCGCGGCGCTCTACACGGGCCTGTCGCTCGACCGCCCGCCGGAGATCACCCAAGGCGCGGAAACCCGATGGACCGCCCGGATCGAGACACCGACCGGCGTAAGAGAGCTGACCTGA
- a CDS encoding ABC transporter permease: MIRPTLHALLSHWRRRPFQIVTLLLGLTVATALWSGVQAINMEARASYDQAAALMGGDRLDTLRPIGAERFDQDVYVALRRAGWPVSPILEGRTRIGGERYAILGIDPVTLPPGETAVPPVAGDGILGFITPPGRAFAAPRTARALTDAPFAVEPAEGLPPDTLVLDIGIAQTLLEAEGALTRMVLPPGDEGAPAGFERIAAAEEGEGIGALTDSFHLNLTAFGMLSFAVGLFIVYSAIGLAFEQRKPMLRTLRALGVPLRLLLGVMLAELLLLSLLAGAVGVALGYVIAAALLPDVALTLEGLYGAQVAGSLAFRPAWWLAGLGISVAGAMLAAADTLWRTARLPLLAPAQPQAWAAAQARGLRIQLAVAGVLLASAAILTVQAASLTAGFALMGALLIGAALALPAVLARVLSFAAQRARGPVALWAFSDARQQMSRLSLALMALLLALSVNVGVGTMVSSFRDTFVGWLDQRLAAELYLSASDAAEAERIEGFAANRADAILPIRSVELRWQGQEVEIFGIVDHATYRDNWPLIDRLSDPWDRVFAGEGVLVNEQLSLREGLAPGDVIELPTPGGPWPLEIAAVYSDYGNPRRQLIAPIPELTARYERIEGLSYGLRVAPEEADALRTALIEELGLSERQITDQSALKALSIEVFERTFTVTAALNILTLGVAALALFTALLTLQLMRLPSVAPVWAMGLTRGRLARLEVARVLGLTLLTALVAIPLGLAVAWVLMNVVNVQAFGWRLPVFLYPLDWLRLIALALVAALAAAALPAIRLARTPPGALLRVFADER, encoded by the coding sequence ATGATCCGCCCCACGCTCCACGCCCTGCTCAGCCACTGGCGCCGCCGTCCCTTCCAGATCGTGACGCTGCTCCTCGGCCTGACGGTCGCCACGGCGCTCTGGTCCGGGGTGCAGGCGATCAACATGGAGGCGCGGGCGAGCTACGACCAGGCCGCGGCCCTGATGGGCGGCGACCGGCTCGACACGCTTCGGCCCATCGGCGCCGAGCGCTTCGATCAGGACGTCTATGTCGCGCTGCGCCGCGCCGGCTGGCCGGTCTCCCCGATCCTGGAGGGCCGCACCCGGATCGGGGGCGAGCGCTACGCCATCCTCGGCATCGACCCCGTGACGCTGCCGCCCGGCGAGACGGCGGTGCCGCCCGTCGCGGGCGATGGCATCCTCGGTTTCATCACGCCGCCTGGCCGGGCCTTCGCCGCCCCACGCACCGCCCGCGCCCTCACCGACGCGCCCTTCGCTGTGGAGCCTGCCGAGGGCCTGCCCCCCGATACCCTCGTCCTCGATATCGGCATCGCGCAAACCCTGCTGGAGGCGGAGGGCGCGCTCACCCGCATGGTTCTGCCCCCCGGGGACGAGGGCGCCCCCGCGGGGTTCGAGCGCATCGCCGCCGCCGAAGAAGGTGAGGGCATCGGCGCCCTCACCGACAGCTTCCACCTCAACCTCACGGCCTTCGGGATGCTGTCCTTCGCGGTCGGGCTCTTCATCGTCTACTCCGCCATCGGCCTCGCCTTCGAACAGAGAAAGCCGATGCTGCGCACCCTGCGCGCGCTGGGCGTCCCCCTGCGGCTCCTGCTCGGCGTGATGCTGGCGGAGCTGCTGCTCCTCTCGCTCCTCGCCGGGGCGGTTGGCGTGGCGTTGGGCTATGTCATCGCCGCCGCCCTCCTGCCCGACGTGGCGTTGACGCTGGAGGGGCTCTACGGCGCGCAGGTGGCGGGATCGCTCGCCTTCCGCCCGGCGTGGTGGCTGGCGGGGCTCGGGATCTCGGTCGCCGGGGCGATGCTGGCCGCCGCCGACACGCTGTGGCGCACGGCACGGCTGCCGCTGCTGGCGCCGGCCCAACCGCAGGCCTGGGCTGCGGCACAGGCGCGGGGGCTCCGGATCCAGCTCGCCGTGGCGGGCGTGCTGCTCGCCTCCGCCGCCATCCTGACCGTGCAGGCCGCGTCCCTCACCGCAGGCTTCGCCCTGATGGGTGCGCTGCTGATCGGCGCGGCGCTGGCGCTGCCCGCGGTCCTCGCCCGCGTCCTCTCCTTCGCGGCGCAGCGGGCGCGGGGGCCGGTCGCGCTCTGGGCCTTCTCCGACGCGCGCCAGCAGATGTCGCGGCTCTCGCTGGCGCTGATGGCGCTGCTGCTCGCGCTCTCGGTGAATGTCGGCGTCGGCACGATGGTCTCCAGCTTCCGCGACACCTTCGTCGGCTGGCTCGACCAGCGCCTCGCCGCGGAACTCTACCTCAGCGCCAGCGACGCCGCGGAAGCCGAGCGGATCGAGGGTTTCGCCGCCAACCGTGCCGACGCGATCCTGCCGATCCGCTCCGTCGAGCTCCGCTGGCAGGGGCAGGAGGTCGAGATCTTCGGCATCGTCGATCACGCGACCTATCGCGACAACTGGCCCCTGATCGACCGGCTGAGCGACCCGTGGGACCGCGTCTTCGCGGGCGAGGGCGTGCTGGTCAACGAGCAGTTGTCCCTGCGCGAGGGCCTCGCCCCCGGCGACGTGATCGAGCTGCCGACGCCCGGCGGGCCGTGGCCGCTCGAGATCGCGGCGGTCTATTCCGACTACGGCAACCCGCGCCGCCAGCTCATTGCGCCGATCCCCGAGCTCACGGCCCGCTATGAGCGCATCGAAGGCCTCAGCTACGGCCTGCGCGTGGCGCCGGAGGAGGCCGACGCCCTGCGCACCGCCCTGATCGAGGAACTGGGCCTCTCCGAACGCCAGATCACCGATCAGTCCGCGCTGAAGGCGCTGTCCATCGAGGTCTTCGAGCGCACCTTCACTGTGACCGCCGCGCTGAACATCCTGACGCTCGGGGTGGCGGCGCTGGCGCTTTTTACCGCGCTCCTGACCCTGCAACTCATGCGCCTGCCGAGCGTCGCCCCCGTTTGGGCGATGGGGCTGACCCGAGGGCGGCTCGCGCGGCTGGAGGTCGCGCGTGTGCTCGGCCTGACGCTGCTGACTGCGCTCGTGGCGATCCCGCTAGGGCTGGCGGTGGCGTGGGTGCTGATGAACGTGGTGAACGTGCAGGCCTTCGGCTGGCGTCTGCCGGTCTTCCTCTACCCGCTCGACTGGTTGCGCCTGATCGCGCTGGCGCTGGTCGCGGCGCTGGCGGCCGCGGCGCTGCCCGCCATCCGCCTCGCGCGCACTCCGCCGGGCGCCCTGCTGAGGGTCTTCGCCGATGAACGCTGA